From Xylanibacter oryzae DSM 17970, a single genomic window includes:
- a CDS encoding DUF4835 family protein, producing the protein MYKTLIIIFIVTTLIDHSLSAQELQAKVTINHNQIQGTDASVFDNLQQSLEHFINEHQWTNLQFARNERIVCNFNITVTKYDKSSNQFTCFALINANRPVYNSSYNTSLYSNKDIDFNFEFSQFDQLNFKDNTVDNQLTALFAYYAYLIIGIDLDSFSPYGGTDVLQQCINLTNNAQSLNYSGWKAFETSKNRFAIINDYMDEGMKPFRKLQYEYYRTGLDEMSINAERGRINITSTIEDNLNKAHKEKPLSLLPQIWTDYKKEELAKIYKGKGTQKEKEQIYNMLLEINASQSKYWDEIEK; encoded by the coding sequence ATGTACAAAACTTTAATCATCATATTCATAGTTACAACACTAATTGACCATAGTCTGTCAGCACAGGAGCTGCAAGCTAAGGTTACAATAAACCATAACCAAATACAAGGCACAGACGCTAGTGTATTCGATAATCTACAGCAGTCACTCGAACATTTTATTAATGAACATCAATGGACGAACCTCCAGTTTGCTAGAAACGAACGAATAGTTTGCAATTTTAATATAACTGTGACAAAGTATGATAAATCTTCAAACCAATTTACTTGCTTTGCGCTTATTAATGCTAACAGACCTGTTTACAATTCATCTTATAATACTTCATTATACAGCAATAAAGATATAGATTTCAACTTTGAATTTTCTCAGTTTGATCAACTCAATTTTAAGGATAATACAGTGGATAATCAACTGACTGCATTGTTTGCATATTATGCCTATTTAATTATCGGAATAGATCTTGATAGCTTTTCACCATATGGAGGTACTGATGTATTGCAACAATGTATTAATCTTACCAATAATGCCCAAAGCCTTAATTACTCAGGATGGAAAGCTTTTGAGACAAGTAAAAATCGCTTTGCCATAATAAATGATTATATGGACGAAGGCATGAAACCGTTTAGAAAATTACAATACGAATATTACCGAACAGGCCTTGATGAAATGTCAATAAATGCAGAACGCGGTCGTATAAACATCACGTCAACTATTGAAGACAATTTAAATAAAGCACACAAAGAAAAGCCACTAAGTCTCCTTCCACAGATATGGACAGACTATAAAAAAGAAGAGTTGGCAAAAATATATAAAGGTAAGGGCACACAAAAAGAAAAAGAGCAGATATACAACATGCTTTTAGAAATTAATGCATCACAAAGTAAATATTGGGACGAAATTGAAAAATAA
- the coaBC gene encoding bifunctional phosphopantothenoylcysteine decarboxylase/phosphopantothenate--cysteine ligase CoaBC — MLKGKKIVLGITGSIAAYKACYIIRGLIKCGADVQVVITPSGKEFISPITLSALTHKPVISEFFSQRDGTWNSHVDIGLWADAMLIAPCTAATLGKMANGIADNMLITTYLSMKAPVFIAPAMDLDMYAHPSTQANISKLCSFGNVFIDPQSGFLASGLEGKGRMEEPDEIVRQIDDFFEVKDLKGKNVLITAGPTYEKIDPVRFIGNYSSGKMGYAIAEECARRGANVTLVSGPVSLKVVHHNIKLIDVESCKQMYEAATKSFESSNIAILCAAVADFKPENVAEKKIKREKDNLTIKLKATNDIAAALGQNKKAHQLLVGFALETNDEEANAYKKLERKNFDFIVLNSLNNKGTCFKSENNQISIISKTDKKDYPIKSKKDVAKDIIDYLCTKL, encoded by the coding sequence ATGCTGAAAGGTAAAAAAATAGTATTGGGTATCACGGGCAGCATTGCAGCATATAAAGCATGCTACATAATACGTGGACTTATAAAATGTGGAGCTGATGTACAAGTGGTAATAACACCATCAGGGAAAGAGTTTATATCCCCTATTACATTATCAGCCCTTACTCATAAACCTGTTATTAGCGAGTTTTTCTCGCAACGTGATGGTACATGGAATTCGCATGTTGACATTGGCCTTTGGGCTGACGCTATGCTCATTGCTCCATGTACAGCAGCAACATTAGGAAAAATGGCTAATGGTATTGCTGATAACATGCTCATTACTACATACCTTTCTATGAAAGCACCTGTATTTATTGCTCCAGCTATGGACTTAGATATGTATGCACATCCTTCTACACAAGCAAACATATCTAAATTATGCTCTTTTGGAAACGTATTTATTGATCCACAGAGTGGTTTTCTTGCCAGTGGATTGGAGGGGAAAGGTCGTATGGAAGAACCTGATGAGATTGTAAGGCAAATAGATGATTTTTTCGAGGTCAAAGACTTAAAAGGAAAGAATGTACTTATAACAGCAGGGCCAACATACGAAAAAATAGACCCTGTACGATTTATTGGCAACTACTCTAGCGGGAAAATGGGATATGCAATTGCAGAAGAGTGTGCTAGAAGAGGTGCTAATGTTACGTTAGTATCTGGTCCGGTTTCATTAAAAGTTGTTCACCATAATATAAAACTTATTGATGTAGAAAGTTGCAAGCAGATGTATGAAGCGGCTACTAAATCTTTCGAGTCATCCAATATTGCCATACTATGTGCAGCTGTAGCTGATTTCAAGCCAGAAAATGTTGCTGAAAAGAAAATAAAAAGAGAAAAAGATAACTTGACAATAAAGCTTAAAGCTACAAATGATATTGCTGCGGCACTTGGCCAAAACAAAAAAGCTCACCAATTACTAGTGGGCTTTGCGCTTGAAACCAACGATGAAGAAGCTAATGCATACAAGAAATTGGAACGCAAGAACTTTGATTTTATTGTATTAAACTCTCTGAACAATAAAGGAACATGTTTTAAGTCAGAAAACAACCAGATAAGTATTATAAGTAAAACGGATAAAAAGGATTACCCTATTAAGTCAAAAAAAGATGTGGCGAAAGACATTATTGATTATCTATGTACAAAACTTTAA
- a CDS encoding glycosyltransferase family 2 protein codes for MAIVTPLINIFIRSIRLLRIYRKIYDDRETKVSDVKFSIVITAQDNEQELEKNLPAIFEQDYESGFEVIVVTGKSDDETDTVVKNLQKEHSNLYTTFIPDSSRYMSRMKLAVTLGVKAAKSDWIILLGPECKPETNQWLKSMSIHCNNNKDLVLCYSNYDNETNKYYRFRRLYLQLYAIREALGKRAYCSTGYSVAFRKSSFMKHNGFLNNLKYERGEFDFIVNEYSEDYNTDVVVEHDARLIVDNPSKKSWLNEQMYYMDTRRHLARRIWHRIKFNTDMFFMHINYIAEIALMVYFGIMHNWIVLGASAFAFICTILIRTIVANKVIKFFDSGISVLSIIPFELRMIWTQLYLKMRYLITEKKDFIRK; via the coding sequence ATGGCTATAGTTACTCCACTTATTAACATATTTATCCGCAGTATTCGATTATTAAGAATATACAGGAAAATATATGATGACAGGGAAACAAAAGTTTCCGATGTTAAGTTTTCTATAGTTATAACCGCTCAAGACAATGAACAAGAATTAGAAAAGAATCTTCCTGCAATATTTGAGCAAGATTACGAATCTGGATTTGAAGTAATTGTCGTTACTGGAAAATCAGATGATGAAACAGATACAGTAGTTAAGAATCTTCAAAAAGAACATTCTAACTTGTATACTACATTCATTCCTGATTCAAGCCGCTATATGAGTAGAATGAAGTTAGCTGTTACACTTGGTGTTAAGGCAGCAAAGAGTGATTGGATAATACTACTTGGACCGGAATGCAAACCAGAAACGAACCAATGGCTTAAAAGCATGTCCATACATTGCAATAATAACAAAGACCTCGTGCTGTGTTATTCCAATTATGATAATGAGACTAATAAATATTACAGATTTAGAAGACTCTATTTACAACTTTACGCAATACGTGAGGCATTAGGCAAACGAGCATATTGTTCTACAGGTTATAGTGTTGCATTTAGAAAAAGCTCATTTATGAAGCATAATGGATTTCTAAACAATCTGAAATATGAGCGTGGGGAATTCGATTTTATCGTAAACGAATATTCAGAAGATTATAATACAGACGTAGTTGTAGAACATGATGCTCGCCTTATTGTAGACAATCCTTCAAAGAAAAGCTGGCTTAATGAGCAAATGTATTATATGGATACACGGAGACATCTTGCAAGAAGAATATGGCATAGGATAAAGTTTAATACTGATATGTTTTTTATGCATATCAACTATATAGCTGAAATAGCATTAATGGTATACTTTGGAATAATGCATAACTGGATTGTACTAGGAGCCTCTGCTTTCGCATTCATTTGTACAATATTAATAAGGACTATTGTTGCTAATAAAGTTATAAAATTTTTCGATTCTGGTATAAGTGTTTTATCAATAATACCTTTTGAATTAAGGATGATATGGACACAACTATACCTAAAAATGAGGTATCTCATTACAGAAAAGAAAGATTTTATAAGAAAGTAA
- the dnaN gene encoding DNA polymerase III subunit beta, whose product MKFTLSSTALSSKLSALSRVINSKNSLAILDCFLFHVKDGKLTITASDSENVMKSTISLNESDSEGKFCVSNHTILDAVKELSEQPLTFEVNLDSLNINIAYQNGHFNFIGQNADEYPVSQDVDASATTILINSDILSDNINRSLFATAQDELRPVMNGVFFDITPEFLAIVATDGHKLVRNKNFSIKSETPASFILPKKPANLLKNLLTHDNGDVTIRFNDRNAEIAFGDGMITCRLIEGRYPNYESVIPKDNPNTLCIDRIALSSAMRRVLVSASQSSSLVRFHIQPGLLTLKADDTDYGRSAEENIVCEYTGNAMDIGFKGTSMTEVLSNLTSQEVNIMLADPSRPGVIIPSEQPENEDVLMLIMPMLLND is encoded by the coding sequence ATGAAATTTACATTATCAAGCACTGCTTTAAGCAGCAAACTATCAGCATTGTCCAGAGTAATTAATAGTAAAAATTCTCTTGCCATACTTGACTGTTTTCTCTTTCATGTGAAAGACGGTAAGCTCACCATCACTGCTTCTGACAGCGAAAACGTAATGAAAAGCACAATTTCACTGAACGAATCAGACTCTGAAGGAAAATTCTGTGTTTCTAATCATACGATACTTGATGCTGTTAAAGAATTATCCGAACAGCCTCTTACGTTTGAGGTTAATCTGGATTCACTCAATATAAATATTGCATACCAGAATGGGCACTTTAATTTCATAGGCCAAAATGCCGATGAATATCCTGTAAGTCAAGATGTTGACGCTAGTGCGACAACAATACTTATTAATTCAGATATTCTAAGTGACAATATAAACCGCTCACTTTTTGCTACTGCACAAGACGAATTAAGGCCTGTCATGAACGGAGTCTTCTTTGATATAACTCCTGAATTTTTAGCTATTGTAGCAACAGATGGTCATAAATTGGTTCGCAATAAGAATTTCTCTATCAAGAGCGAAACACCTGCTTCTTTCATATTACCAAAGAAGCCAGCTAATCTTCTTAAGAATCTTCTCACACATGACAATGGAGATGTAACAATAAGATTTAACGATAGAAATGCAGAAATAGCCTTTGGCGATGGTATGATTACATGTCGCTTGATTGAAGGTCGTTATCCCAATTATGAATCTGTAATTCCTAAAGACAATCCTAACACATTATGCATAGATCGTATTGCGTTGTCAAGTGCAATGAGACGTGTACTTGTATCTGCGTCACAAAGTAGTTCTTTGGTACGCTTTCATATACAGCCAGGATTGCTAACTCTAAAGGCAGATGATACTGATTATGGAAGAAGTGCAGAGGAAAATATAGTATGCGAATATACAGGAAATGCTATGGATATTGGTTTCAAGGGAACTTCTATGACTGAGGTATTGAGTAACTTAACCAGCCAAGAAGTAAATATTATGTTAGCCGATCCATCAAGACCTGGTGTAATTATTCCATCAGAACAACCTGAAAACGAAGATGTTTTGATGCTAATAATGCCAATGCTATTAAACGATTAA
- the recN gene encoding DNA repair protein RecN: MLTKLYIKNFTIIDTLDIDFSSGFSVITGETGAGKSIIIGAIGLLLGQRADSKVIKDGTEKCIIEAHFDLSKYSMKSYFDDNNIDYEDSDCIIRRELSTNGKSRSFINDTPAPLSVLKSIGEKLIDVHSQHQNLLLQHDDFQLEVVDIIAGDSKDLDEYSDIYTKYKDAKKEVQRIKESIQNKKENKDFLRFQFEELNKANLVEGEQEQLEQTSSTMNHAEEIKNSLFNTDTSLSDEGNGIIQKLRYSAAQLHNIEDVYPEVKELAQRIDDSYIELKDIADEISTRCVNIDFDPKELDEITSKLDTIYSLQQKHHCTTVKELIDLRESINQQLQDIENGDDILLDIQNKANMLEQKCIEKAKYLSAERRKSSKIIEKDVLKRLQTLGLPKVRFEIEFQHCDLCNNGNDKVSFMFSANPGTQLQQVSQVASGGEIARLMLSLKAMISGAVKLPTIIFDEIDTGVSGSIAEKMARIMQEMANNDRQVISITHLPQIAAMGTTHYKVYKEQTSTGTKSNMKKLSADERIKEIAQMLSGSTLTKAALQNAKELLNQI, translated from the coding sequence ATGTTAACAAAACTATATATAAAAAATTTCACAATAATAGATACCCTAGACATAGACTTCTCTTCAGGTTTCTCTGTTATAACAGGCGAAACTGGAGCTGGGAAAAGTATTATAATAGGGGCTATAGGATTGTTATTAGGGCAGAGAGCCGACTCGAAAGTTATAAAAGATGGAACAGAAAAATGCATTATAGAAGCACATTTTGACTTATCAAAATATTCAATGAAATCGTATTTTGATGATAATAATATTGATTATGAAGATTCAGACTGCATTATCCGTAGAGAACTTTCAACAAATGGGAAAAGTAGATCATTTATTAATGATACCCCTGCCCCACTATCTGTGCTAAAGTCCATTGGCGAGAAACTTATTGATGTGCATAGTCAACATCAGAATTTGCTTCTGCAACATGATGATTTCCAACTTGAAGTAGTAGACATTATCGCTGGAGATTCTAAAGATTTGGACGAATACAGTGACATCTATACAAAATATAAGGATGCGAAAAAAGAGGTACAAAGAATAAAAGAGAGTATACAGAATAAAAAAGAAAATAAAGATTTTCTTAGATTTCAGTTTGAAGAACTAAACAAAGCTAATCTCGTGGAAGGAGAACAAGAACAGTTAGAACAGACCAGTTCTACAATGAATCATGCTGAGGAAATAAAAAACAGTTTGTTCAATACAGACACTTCTTTATCTGATGAAGGTAACGGAATAATTCAAAAGCTTAGATATTCAGCGGCACAACTTCATAATATAGAGGACGTATACCCTGAAGTGAAAGAACTAGCTCAACGTATAGACGATAGTTATATTGAACTAAAAGATATAGCAGATGAAATCAGCACAAGATGCGTAAACATTGACTTTGATCCTAAAGAGCTAGATGAGATAACTTCAAAACTAGATACAATATACAGTTTACAACAAAAACATCACTGTACTACCGTAAAAGAACTTATAGACTTGAGGGAAAGTATAAATCAGCAATTGCAAGATATTGAAAATGGTGATGATATACTACTTGACATACAGAACAAAGCAAATATGCTAGAGCAGAAATGTATTGAAAAAGCAAAATATCTAAGTGCTGAACGAAGGAAATCATCCAAAATAATAGAAAAAGATGTCCTGAAACGTTTACAGACCCTAGGTCTTCCTAAAGTAAGATTTGAAATAGAATTTCAACATTGCGATTTGTGCAATAACGGTAACGATAAAGTCTCTTTTATGTTTAGTGCAAATCCTGGTACACAGTTGCAACAAGTATCTCAAGTAGCCAGCGGCGGAGAAATTGCCAGGCTGATGCTATCGTTAAAAGCCATGATAAGTGGTGCTGTAAAATTGCCTACAATCATTTTTGATGAGATAGACACAGGTGTAAGCGGTAGCATAGCTGAGAAAATGGCCAGAATAATGCAAGAAATGGCAAACAACGACAGACAAGTAATAAGTATTACCCATTTACCCCAAATAGCAGCTATGGGAACAACTCACTATAAAGTATACAAGGAGCAAACGTCTACTGGAACAAAAAGCAATATGAAAAAACTTTCAGCAGATGAAAGGATAAAAGAAATAGCACAAATGCTCAGTGGCAGTACACTAACAAAAGCAGCATTACAAAACGCAAAAGAATTATTAAATCAAATATGA
- a CDS encoding fructose-bisphosphatase class III, with protein sequence MTTTKYNIEKDVRYMQLLSQSFPTIADASTEIINLEAILNLPKGTEHFLADLHGEYEAFQHVLKNASGNIKRKVNELFGNELREIEKKELCTLIYYPEQKLELVKSAEKDINDWYHITLHRLVKVCRDVSSKYTRSKVRKSLPSDFSYIIEELLHEHTEDIDKTAYVNVIVDTIISTGRADDFIIALANVIQRLSIDQLHILGDVYDRGPGAHIIMDTLDKYHSWDIQWGNHDILWMGAFAGNDACMCNVIRMSLRYGNLATLEEGYGINMVPLATFAMETYKDDPCTEFVPKVEKNDKIDEKTRYLTAQMHKAISIIQFKTEAQLYEKHSEWEMKDRELFKNIDYENGICTIDGHEYEMVSNNFPTINPKHPIALTEEENLLLKKLRHSFSVSEKLHKHINTLLGHGCMYAVYNSNLLFHASVPLNEDGTLKEVEIYGKKYNGKELMQNTGMMIRTAFQVDSDSDEKDYAIDYFLYLWCGKDSPLFNKSKMATFERYFLKDEGTYKEEKGNYFKLRDNEDVCDRILDAFEVKGVNRHIINGHVPVHVMNGENPIKANGKLMVIDGGFSKAYHNETGIAGYTLVYHSRGFQLVQHAPFTSAADAIKKGTDIRSTTMIVEMSSHRMLVEDTDKGDELRTQIEDLKELLYTYRHGFIKEKRN encoded by the coding sequence ATGACAACTACTAAATATAACATAGAAAAGGATGTTAGATATATGCAACTACTATCTCAATCTTTTCCTACAATAGCTGATGCTAGTACTGAAATTATAAATCTTGAGGCAATTCTTAATTTACCTAAAGGCACAGAGCATTTTCTAGCTGATCTACATGGTGAATATGAAGCATTTCAACATGTGCTGAAAAATGCATCCGGTAACATAAAACGAAAAGTTAACGAACTATTTGGCAATGAACTGCGCGAAATAGAAAAGAAGGAGTTATGCACTCTGATATACTATCCTGAACAAAAGTTGGAGTTGGTAAAATCAGCTGAAAAAGATATTAACGACTGGTATCACATAACTTTACACAGATTAGTTAAAGTTTGCCGTGATGTTTCTAGTAAATATACAAGATCGAAAGTTCGTAAATCATTACCATCTGATTTTAGTTATATAATTGAGGAACTTCTTCATGAACATACAGAAGATATTGACAAGACTGCATATGTTAATGTTATTGTAGATACTATTATCTCTACAGGTCGCGCAGATGATTTCATAATAGCTCTCGCCAATGTAATTCAACGACTTTCTATAGATCAGTTACATATTCTTGGCGATGTTTATGACCGCGGGCCAGGTGCACACATAATAATGGATACATTAGACAAATATCATAGTTGGGATATTCAATGGGGAAATCATGATATATTGTGGATGGGAGCCTTTGCCGGCAATGATGCATGTATGTGCAATGTTATACGTATGTCACTAAGATATGGCAATCTTGCAACTCTTGAAGAAGGTTACGGCATAAATATGGTGCCACTAGCAACATTTGCAATGGAAACATACAAAGACGATCCTTGTACAGAATTTGTACCTAAAGTAGAAAAGAATGATAAGATTGACGAAAAAACAAGATACCTTACAGCGCAAATGCATAAAGCCATAAGTATAATACAATTTAAGACTGAGGCGCAACTGTATGAAAAGCATAGCGAATGGGAAATGAAAGACCGTGAGCTTTTTAAAAATATTGACTACGAAAATGGTATCTGTACAATTGACGGACACGAGTATGAAATGGTAAGTAACAATTTTCCGACTATAAATCCCAAACATCCTATAGCACTAACTGAAGAAGAAAATTTGTTGCTAAAAAAACTTCGTCATTCTTTCTCTGTAAGCGAAAAGCTGCATAAGCACATCAACACCTTATTAGGCCATGGATGTATGTATGCTGTATATAACTCGAATCTACTTTTCCATGCCTCTGTGCCACTTAATGAAGATGGAACATTAAAAGAGGTAGAAATATACGGAAAGAAGTATAATGGAAAAGAACTGATGCAAAATACAGGCATGATGATAAGAACGGCATTTCAGGTTGATTCAGACTCTGACGAAAAAGACTATGCCATAGATTATTTTCTATACCTATGGTGTGGCAAAGATTCGCCACTATTCAATAAATCAAAGATGGCAACATTTGAGAGGTACTTTTTAAAGGATGAAGGAACATACAAAGAAGAGAAAGGTAACTATTTCAAATTAAGGGATAATGAAGATGTCTGTGACAGAATATTAGATGCCTTTGAAGTTAAAGGTGTAAATCGCCATATAATAAACGGACATGTACCCGTACACGTTATGAACGGAGAGAATCCAATAAAAGCAAATGGAAAACTTATGGTTATTGATGGCGGTTTCAGTAAAGCCTATCACAATGAGACAGGAATTGCAGGATATACCCTAGTATACCATAGTCGTGGTTTTCAACTAGTACAACATGCCCCCTTTACATCTGCAGCAGATGCTATAAAAAAAGGAACTGACATAAGAAGTACAACTATGATTGTCGAAATGTCATCTCATAGAATGCTTGTTGAAGATACAGATAAAGGAGATGAACTGCGCACTCAAATTGAAGATTTAAAAGAGTTGCTCTATACATACAGACACGGCTTTATAAAAGAAAAAAGAAATTAA
- a CDS encoding 3'-5' exonuclease, translating into MTLKLKRPLVVFDLETTGIDLVNSKIIQISYIKVYPDGKEERGNQYINPEQHIPEEVTAITHITDDDVIDQPTFKEVASQLAETFKSCDFAGFNSNRFDIPLLEEEFLRSGIDFDFSKSRLIDAQVIYHKMEPRNLSAAYRFYTGHKMEEDFQAHKADQDTEATYRVLTSQLDFYSEEKQDEKERCLENDIDYLHEFSKQNRNVDFAGRIVYNDKDVEVFNFGKYRNQPVTEVLKKDPGYYSWILQSDFTLNTKQVLTRIRLREFNK; encoded by the coding sequence ATGACATTAAAACTTAAAAGACCTCTCGTAGTTTTCGATTTGGAAACTACTGGGATAGACTTGGTTAATTCCAAAATAATACAAATTTCATACATTAAAGTTTATCCTGATGGTAAAGAAGAACGAGGCAATCAATATATAAACCCCGAACAGCATATACCAGAAGAGGTTACAGCCATTACGCATATTACAGATGATGATGTAATAGACCAACCTACATTCAAAGAAGTTGCATCACAATTAGCAGAAACATTCAAATCTTGCGACTTTGCAGGTTTCAATTCAAACCGTTTCGATATTCCACTTCTAGAAGAAGAGTTCCTTCGCTCAGGAATTGACTTTGATTTCAGCAAGAGTCGGTTAATAGATGCTCAGGTAATTTACCACAAGATGGAACCCAGAAATTTATCAGCAGCTTATCGTTTTTATACCGGACACAAAATGGAAGAGGACTTTCAAGCTCATAAAGCTGACCAAGATACAGAAGCAACATACAGAGTGCTTACCTCTCAGTTAGATTTCTATAGCGAAGAGAAACAGGATGAAAAAGAACGCTGTTTAGAAAATGATATAGATTATCTTCATGAATTTTCAAAACAAAATCGTAATGTAGATTTTGCAGGTCGTATAGTATACAACGATAAGGATGTGGAAGTGTTCAATTTTGGGAAATACCGCAATCAACCTGTTACAGAAGTCCTCAAAAAAGATCCAGGATATTATAGTTGGATACTTCAGAGCGATTTTACTCTAAACACGAAACAAGTTCTAACCAGAATACGTCTGCGCGAATTTAATAAGTAA
- a CDS encoding DUF3127 domain-containing protein, with translation MEITGKIIACLEPKGGVSARTGNQWKTQDYVIETMDQFPKKCVFNVFGEDKIAQFNIQAGDTLTVSFDINAREWNGRWFNDLRAWKVEHVDPAQAQAMAGGVPPMSAAPGAFPPPSTGDTVPFPQGDSEEVGSSDDLPF, from the coding sequence ATGGAAATTACAGGAAAAATTATCGCCTGCCTTGAACCAAAAGGAGGTGTGTCTGCTCGCACAGGTAATCAATGGAAAACTCAAGATTATGTCATAGAGACAATGGATCAGTTTCCTAAAAAATGCGTTTTCAATGTTTTTGGAGAAGATAAGATTGCTCAATTTAATATACAGGCAGGTGATACACTTACGGTATCATTCGACATAAATGCCCGTGAATGGAACGGTCGTTGGTTTAATGATCTTCGTGCATGGAAAGTGGAACATGTTGACCCTGCCCAGGCTCAAGCAATGGCTGGTGGTGTACCTCCAATGTCTGCTGCTCCAGGCGCTTTTCCACCACCATCTACAGGTGATACAGTACCATTCCCTCAAGGAGATAGTGAAGAAGTTGGTAGTTCTGATGATTTACCATTTTAA